From Phycodurus eques isolate BA_2022a chromosome 20, UOR_Pequ_1.1, whole genome shotgun sequence, a single genomic window includes:
- the tmem170b gene encoding transmembrane protein 170B: MSTNRDYSVNLSVQQVLSLWVQGTTLQHFTEMWYWVFLWCLFSSLFVHGAVGLLMFVMLQRHKRGRLITVVLVSVGFLASLSGGVITSAAIAGVYRVAGKDMAPLEALLLGVGQTSLSVVISFSRILATL; encoded by the exons ATGTCAACAAACAGGGATTATTCTGTTAATCTATCGGTGCAGCAAGTGCTGAGTCTTTGGGTGCAAGGGACGACGTTGCAGCACTTCACAG AGATGTGGTACTGGGTGTTCCTGTGGTGTCTCTTCTCCTCACTCTTCGTCCACGGGGCGGTGGGGCTGCTCATGTTCGTCATGCTGCAACGCCACAAGCGGGGTCGTCTCATCACCGTCGTGCTGGTCAGCGTGGGTTTCCTAGCCTCCCTCTCCGGAGGCGTCATCACCA GCGCAGCAATAGCGGGCGTGTACCGCGTAGCAGGGAAGGACATGGCACCGCTGGAGGCTCTGCTTCTTGGCGTGGGCCAAACCAGCCTCTCCGTCGTCATATCCTTCTCACGCATCCTGGCCACACTATGA